Proteins encoded within one genomic window of Fragaria vesca subsp. vesca linkage group LG1, FraVesHawaii_1.0, whole genome shotgun sequence:
- the LOC101313163 gene encoding putative U-box domain-containing protein 50-like, with product MAIRLTEVGGRIKEYTAEEIVLATDNFSWQLRLESIGIWGNVYKGYMDNNAVSIKFLFTSPQEHLFESRLKSLRLIGHPHLITMLGFCSELKCFVYEHIEYSRSLHEVIKQKLEWHDRIRVARDICSALCHIKRARFEPNQHIVPDYLSASNILIDRNLRAKVDIVLKRRDDKQDFVWDVNTFGYLLLNLLTGIPGNFISYSYVRCVGLLNALDKTAGQWPMDLAEKLMNVCRRCVDCNPRDELRKKYIMVIIVKEVNEIIEKVSRIEVWYNSQMYSSPNWRIFILVQINLYLSMKGEYNSRAMYER from the exons ATGGCAATAAGGCTAACTGAAGTGGGGGGCAGGATTAAGGAGTACACAGCCGAGGAGATCGTATTGGCTACTGATAATTTTTCTTGGCAATTGAGATTAGAGTCTATAGGGATTTGGGGCAATGTTTATAAAGGCTATATGGACAACAATGCAGTTTCAATCAAATTCCTCTTCACCTCCCCCCAAGAACATCTTTTTGAATCTAGG CTTAAGTCCCTCAGACTAATTGGTCACCCTCACCTTATTACAATGCTGGGTTTCTGCTCCGAGCTCAAGTGCTTTGTCTATGAACACATAGAGTATAGTCGCTCGCTACACGAGGTCATCAAGCAAAAGCTTGAATGGCACGATCGCATTCGTGTTGCAAGAGACATTTGCTCGGCCTTGTGCCACATTAAGAGGGCTAGGTTCGAACCTAACCAACATATTGTTCCTGACTATCTCAGTGCATCCAACATTCTCATCGATCGCAACCTTAGAGCCAAAGTCGATATTGTGCTGAAAAGAAGGGATGACAAGCAGGATTTTGTGTGGGATGTCAATACTTTTGGCTATCTGCTTCTGAATCTTTTAACTGGGATTCCAGGAAATTTTATTTCTTACTCTTATGTTAGGTGTGTTGGTTTGCTCAACGCTTTGGACAAGACGGCAGGGCAATGGCCGATGGACTTGGCTGAGAAATTGATGAATGTGTGCCGCCGTTGTGTAGACTGTAATCCCAGAGATGAACTTAGGAAAAAGTACATTATGGTGATAATAGTGAAAGAGGTGAACGAAATTATAGAAAAGGTGTCAAGAATAGAGGTATGGTATAATTCCCAGATGTATTCTTCTCCAAACTGGAGGATATTTATACTAGTACAGATTAACCTATACCTAAGTATGAAAGGAGAATACAATAGTAGAGCTATGTATGAAAGATAA